Below is a genomic region from Hypomesus transpacificus isolate Combined female chromosome 1, fHypTra1, whole genome shotgun sequence.
AACCTCAGTGTTCTGTCTCAGAAGGTCTGGACCTCAGTGTTCTGTCTCAGAAGGTCTGAACCTCAGTGTTCTGTCTCAGAAGGTCTGGACCTCAGTGTTCTGTCTCAGAAGGTCTGAACCTCAGTGTTCTGTCTCAGAAGGTCTGGACCTCAGTGTTCTCTCTCAGACGGTCTGAACCTCAGTGTTCTGTCTCAGAAGGTCTGGACCTCAGTGTTCTCTCTCAGACGGTCAGaacttgtgtgtgttctgtttcaGATAGACTAAACCTGGGGAAGAAGATCAGTGTTCCCAAGGATCTGATGATGGAGGAACTGAACCTGCCCTCCAATCGGGGCTCTCGCATGTTCCAGGAGAGGCTGAAGAGGGTGGAGATGTTCACCCTGGAGAACACCCTCAACGACACATACAGCAGCAACGTAAGACACACAAACGCCGCACCCAAGTACGCCGAAAGCATCTGACCATTAATACTGTAAACCTGAATCACCAATCCTTCATCAATATCCAtagatccggcaaccttcttattactagcccgactccctcactgctcagccatctgactcccgattACAGTTTAGTATCTGATCCTGATCTAATCTCTCCAGGGGTTTCAAGAGTCCCAGCCTCCCCAGGTCTCCCCCCAGCCTGAACCTGGGAAGGAGAACCAGACGTACCCCATCCATGGAAAGCACAGCCTGGTCACCACTCTGCAGAAGACTGTGGCTCTGAAGGGCTCCCCAGACATCCTTGCCCCAGGTAGATCTTACTCTGAATACCTTTCACTTGactgacttcatttcctgtctcctccctgggTTGAGGGCCTGCATTCTCACTCTCCCATCCAGGCTACGGTGGTCCCCTGAAGGAAATCCCCCGGGAGAAGTTCAACATGACGGTGATCCCCAAGTCCTACTGCTCCCCCTGGAGGGAAGCCCTAGGGGGACACCAGCAGAGGCTGGACACCCTCAGCGCTGAgctgccccagcccccccagacACTCCAACCTGCCAACTACCGCTGCTTCAACAGGTAAGAACGGCAGGGGCCTCTTCTTCAGACCCTGACGTGCTGCAGCCTGGCCTCCGACTCTGTGCCAAGGAACCAAACAACAACTACCTGAGTGCTTCAGCTTGTGAGCTTGTAAAATGCTTCCAAATTGTCTTGGAAAAGGGAAAtgacaactagagagggtaccatttctgggggaacttgtgaggtgtgcttgcctgcagatgggtccgtttttcttcttcttttttttttacaactgatacttttgtatattttgtattagaatgcatacttattatttaagAATTAAGGCAGTatagagccctgcatggagaagccAGCTGTTCTCTGTTTTGCTCTTGGATTCAAACCTGGCCCCGGTAAGTTGAACAGATACTGAGGGACTATTGAGGAAAAcattcagactgtccttacacaaacacatatgaaacgTTCATACACATTTATGCGACTGAAAACTCACATCTCTctgtacttgatgaggactctactgtactgtattgtatCCTTCTCTAGGCttcttgttctcctcctccatctcctttcaCTTCATGAGTTCTTCAAAAAGTTTGGAAAGGTCGAACAAATATTGTTTTGACGTTGTGACGTATGGGCTAGCACTGAAGTGGCTGGCATAGCCTACTAGCTGGTATTCAATGCACTTTTTGTCACAAAAACGTTGTATTCTCCGAAACCGTCGTGACCAAGAAGAATATTTTGACACCAACGTTGTCTATGTCGTGCAAATAGAGACGTGGACGACACAGCCCAGATATCAAATTAATATCCCAACTATTTCTTGAATTAGCCTTCCCGCCGGTTCTGGCAGATGTTCATGTTTCCATTTCATTAGACCTCATGGCGCTGACTGCGCGTTGTTAGAGAGCTATTTGAACCCGCGGTATCTTGAGAGACGATCGCTAGGGGGGGGTCTGCATTCTGTTCAGTCTCTTCCAAGACGAGTTACGCACAAAGTAGATCGTCTGTCTGTAGCCCTCGCTCTATGGTGTCATGATGTATTTGGAACTAAAGGAACAAAAGCTAAACTTAGGCAGTGGCACAACCTCATTAGCTACCTGTCAAACTAACTAAGACGTTGCTAACTGACTATCGGTTTACACTAGGCGTCCGAGCACATCTCTGGAACGGAGACGGGGTTGGTTGGCCCAGCCTGAGGTCACTAACGCATTCGTCTACATTTAATTACTTTACATACAGTCCAGACAAATTGCTCTTGCAGCAACATCCTATTGACCCTGTTCTGCCCGTCATTGTCCCAGACGCCAAGATCAGGTTCCAATCTACTGTGACGTTAATGAAGGCTCTCGGTAACTAAACTGATAGTGTGACGCTTTAGATCCCAAGGGAGATCCACTGATATGAGGATTaatgaggtcaggggtcaagtcAACACGACGGGGTATCGAGTGCCCGCTGGCTAGCTGAGTGTTACACACCTGATACCCAAGGGTTATTCAAGGCTGGATATACTTAAACATCTTCTTCTCTCACTTCAGTAAccatcttctccctcccttcctctgccaGAGCTGCGATTCCATTCGGGGGTCCCATGGTCAGCAGGAGAGTTAACCCTGTGGTTGGGTTTGAGGCGTTGGAGAACCAGAATCTTCCCAGCACGACCCTGGAACATCTGATCAGGAGGCCCAACTTCAACAGGGCTCCCCGGGGCTGGGGAGGACAGTACTCCCCCGAGTCTAGTGACTTATGATGGCCCCCATGTTGACCCATGACCTTTCATCGCCACCTTGTATCTGCCTGTGACCTTTGTGAGCCTGCAGGCTGAGAGACTGAAGCCCTAAGccactccccccaccctcccccccaccccagatgaccccccccccccctcccaacatgAGACTAGGtacgttcgacatggactgtggctgcatgaaacgaccggcgagagtagccacttgcagtcggggaggagttgaaaacggctctgtgaagtcggacattccagcttctcgtggtttgctgcgtagacgtcagtcatggccgatcaagcgctgtttgcttacttcatttataattaaacttagTCTTTCGGTTAGTGAAGAGGCGTACTAAAactctttcttcaacacatttttcatTTAATTAAAAAGTTTGGTCTGGATTTGGGCATTGGTGAAATTGAAAGTGTCAGAATAATGACAAAACACGCGGCAAAGTTgtcatgtgtgagtctggccaatcatgaaatagctggtTCGTCCTTAGAACcggtgcagttgctcttgagaaaatgtgcttggcagttctcaaatcgatctcacggtactttgatggctacgtcacagtgacctagcctcggcaccgtctcaagtcggacaaaaagtctaaccagaattcactgtttcaagtcagccgcctgcagcgcagcatgaagtcagtccatgtcgaacgcacctactgTGATGGCCATGAGGAGACGGTgtgttgttgggggggggggggggggggaggggggtctgtgtgaGGAAACAATCCACAGCACTGAGACCAGacatgtctccctccctcccacctccctgacTGTGTCCCCCTTAAAACCTCTCTGATGGAGCCAGTGTGATGTGATCCCTTACTGACGTTAGGACGAAGGAGCGAGGGGAAGCATGTTGAAATGAAGAGATAGATTTAATGGAATAAGTGGAGAACATATGAGCAGAAAGTTCACAAATAAACTGAAAATCGCCATCTGTTGGTAAACTAACATGGTATAAAAAGTCCAAGCAAATACATAACGTTCGTAGAgatccactctgcacacactgaaACAGCGTCTCATTCTTACATTAAACAAAGCTTTACACTAACCCTGGTTCTTACATACATGACTCCTTACAAAAGCTCTTAAAAGGTCATAAAAATCATCTTTTGGTGGGAAAATAACTCAAAGGGGAAAAGTAATGGTACAGTTAAATTTCCTGTGACTGTGTGGCTTATGTTGTACGGTCAGAATGAGTGAGTAGGACAGACTACTCTGGAAAGCCATTTTGGAAGCCAATATTTTTAACCTGAAGATGGCCGCCGGAGGTGGGGAAACCTTTGATGCAAGTGTGCCAGCCAATAATGCGTGGACGACAACAGAACAGGGCGTCGTCGTGGAGATCAAGCTCTCTGGGCTCGAAGCACCAGACTTGCAGGCAGAATGACAGCTAAGcctccagacctccagcagCACCTCTCTTAATGTGGAACCCTGCTGTAGCTCCGCCTCCCTGGCCCATGACATCATCCTTGCTCCGCCACACACAAGTCGCCTTCCAACCCCCCTAATGACACGTCGTCATGGTAACTAGTCGTTGTGCCGGGTGCCGTGGGCCGCGTGCGCGCCCATGCGCTGGGGATCCTGGGAAGGGTAGTGGATGTGTCCCGGGGGACGAAGGCCCATGGGGGGCGGCGGTGGGGGGCCCATGGGATGGAACATCGGGGGGCCGAAccctggaggagggaagggggttatatttaaaatgatattccAAACAAGGCACCGACACTACAGTCAAGACAGCCAGGATAGGCTGCgtacctggaggaggggggttgatgccggggggagggggcagagagatgtTTAGCCCCCCAGGGGAGGAGCCAGGGTCCAGGTTGAAGTAGTTGGCGGGGGCCTCCTCATCCATGGCTGGAGGTGGGGgcagtgctggggggggggggaggagggtcagAGTTAGACACAGTcacattgtatgtgtgtgtatacagatcACGtagacacaggcaaacacacacacacacacacacacacctccaggtaATCCGGGCACAGGGTCCAGTCTGGTGCCCATCTCACTGACGCCATCCTTGATGGCCTCCTTCCCTCTGGCTGCCTGGGACCTGCAGGGACATGACAGACAAATGCATGTAGTGGCAGGATGCTACAGGGTCAGCCCCTCTCACCAGCACCAGGGATGAACAGCCCTACGGAGGGGCGCTCTCACTGAGACTGCAGCATTTAAATACGGTCCTTCCAAGTCACATCCTGACCCCCGACCTCTCACCTGCCCCACTTGACGGTGAGCCTGCGGCCGTTGATGATGAGCTTGTTGAAGGACTTCTCAGCGGCCATTTCAGCCGCCTGGCGCGTGGCAAACTGGATGAAGGCGCACTGCTGCCTCTGGACAATGGTGCTGGTCCTGATCTCCCCAAACTGGTAGAAGTggttcctgacacacacacacacacacacacacacaaatattaaAAGTTAAACAAGACAACATTTTCACAAGAAGAATCTGAAGACCTAAGATAAAAAAATCTTACTAATCAGATAAGCAATTAAGGCTTTGTTTATTTGCCCACTTTATAGACTAGACGACCCCCCTTACCTGAGCTCAGAGTCTGTGATGGTATCTCCCAGACCCCCCACATAGAGGGTGGTGATGGTCTTGTCCTCTGGGGGGTCCAGACGAGGCATGGTGGACGCCCTCTTCAGCAGCTTGTCTGCCACCGGGTCGTTGATGCCATAGTAACGGTCCTTGATGTTCTGGTCGGCCAGGGGGTCGTCTGGGTCGGTGGGCTTCTcgtgtctggggagagagagagtcaataaGTGAGTAGTTGTGAGGACATGGATGACAGAGACAAGCAGCTGCTGTTCCGTATGGGTGAGGAAGATGATTCCTTTTACAACAGCACCACCAAGTCCCAGTTCCTGGTCACTGCAATTATGCTTCCATCCCCCAGCTGAGTTCAGTGTGATTGGATATCAGCTTTTCTATAAGCTGTATAACCACTCATGGTCTCATTTACAACATTCAAGGGGACCCATGTCCCACCGCTATGACTGTGTCTATACGTTGACAACATGCAAGTGCTTTGTAACGCTCGTGTCCATCAGGCCTTAGTCCTCCTCACCTGTAGGGGCACTCCTCGCCTCTCTTACACTCGCCCTTCACCCAGAAGGAGCAGATGTGTGGCCGGTTCCTCTTGTAGTAGGGTGTGGTCCTGGCCAGCTTCAACAGCATGTCACTGGAGCTGGGGGCCTTTCCCAGCAAACCCACAGGCCGGGTGCCATCTGAGTTAGCTATCTGGGGGACAGCAACACAAAGGGAgtcagacggctgagcggttggggaatcgggctattaatcagaaggttgccggtccAACTAGAAGGTtgtcgattcccggccgtgcccaatgacgttgtgtccttgggcaagggacttcaccctacttgt
It encodes:
- the myoz3a gene encoding myozenin-2, yielding MMTMLSGCDDLAKQRMQQAQALSREVRGDRLNLGKKISVPKDLMMEELNLPSNRGSRMFQERLKRVEMFTLENTLNDTYSSNGFQESQPPQVSPQPEPGKENQTYPIHGKHSLVTTLQKTVALKGSPDILAPGYGGPLKEIPREKFNMTVIPKSYCSPWREALGGHQQRLDTLSAELPQPPQTLQPANYRCFNRAAIPFGGPMVSRRVNPVVGFEALENQNLPSTTLEHLIRRPNFNRAPRGWGGQYSPESSDL
- the rbm22 gene encoding pre-mRNA-splicing factor RBM22 codes for the protein MATSLGANTYNRQNWEDADFPILCQTCLGDNPYVRMTKEKYGKECKICARPFTVFRWCPGVRMRFKKTEVCQTCSKMKNVCQTCLLDLEYGLPIQVRDTGLSVKDDVPKSDVNKEYYTQNMEREIANSDGTRPVGLLGKAPSSSDMLLKLARTTPYYKRNRPHICSFWVKGECKRGEECPYRHEKPTDPDDPLADQNIKDRYYGINDPVADKLLKRASTMPRLDPPEDKTITTLYVGGLGDTITDSELRNHFYQFGEIRTSTIVQRQQCAFIQFATRQAAEMAAEKSFNKLIINGRRLTVKWGRSQAARGKEAIKDGVSEMGTRLDPVPGLPGALPPPPAMDEEAPANYFNLDPGSSPGGLNISLPPPPGINPPPPGFGPPMFHPMGPPPPPPMGLRPPGHIHYPSQDPQRMGAHAAHGTRHND